One Thermoplasma sp. Kam2015 genomic region harbors:
- a CDS encoding ABC transporter ATP-binding protein, translating into MMNISVNKVSKRYGDIQALTDISFEVEGNGCLVLLGPNGAGKTTLMKIMTNIIRPTSGEVRINGINVREDPGRALSSVGSLIEQPEFYPYITGYEALMFTCMIKGLSHERCISEVNRVSSLTHCRDYLNRKTKEYSRGMKQRVGLAAALIGNPDIIILDEPTFGLDPNGMMEIREIILNLKNVKLIVLSTHLIYEAELLANHIGIIDHGHLIHFGPVEKDRYLEVRGRIRGTDLKLNGVDVIDREENRIILRKNRDIENWEIIKALESSGSSIETFDYYSVIEDLYKNSVSHSDAES; encoded by the coding sequence ATGATGAACATATCAGTGAATAAAGTATCAAAGCGATATGGAGATATTCAGGCCCTCACCGATATATCGTTTGAAGTCGAGGGAAACGGATGCCTTGTACTCCTTGGACCTAATGGCGCGGGAAAGACCACCCTTATGAAGATAATGACAAACATAATAAGACCAACGAGTGGAGAGGTGAGAATCAACGGTATCAACGTCAGAGAAGATCCGGGCAGAGCTCTCTCATCCGTTGGGTCGTTGATAGAACAGCCGGAATTCTATCCATACATAACTGGGTATGAAGCGTTGATGTTCACATGCATGATAAAGGGATTATCGCATGAAAGGTGCATTTCAGAGGTGAACAGAGTATCTAGCCTCACTCACTGCAGAGATTATCTGAACCGAAAGACAAAGGAATATTCGCGTGGTATGAAACAGCGGGTCGGATTGGCGGCGGCCCTCATAGGTAATCCAGACATCATAATATTGGATGAGCCTACATTCGGCTTGGATCCAAACGGGATGATGGAGATAAGGGAGATAATTTTGAATTTGAAGAATGTTAAATTGATCGTGCTTAGCACCCACCTCATATATGAAGCAGAATTACTGGCCAATCATATAGGTATAATCGATCATGGACATCTCATACACTTCGGGCCTGTGGAGAAAGATCGATATCTGGAGGTTAGAGGTAGAATCCGGGGAACAGATCTGAAACTGAACGGTGTGGACGTAATAGACAGAGAGGAAAACAGAATCATATTGAGAAAAAATCGTGATATAGAAAATTGGGAAATAATAAAGGCTCTGGAATCCTCCGGATCCTCCATAGAAACTTTCGATTATTACAGCGTGATCGAGGACCTCTACAAGAATAGCGTCTCTCATTCTGATGCAGAATCCTAG
- a CDS encoding D-sedoheptulose 7-phosphate isomerase: protein MDAKEYLNEGARVRLNLDVARITGIAQKIYDAFMAGNKLIVFGNGGSAADAQHFVAELAGHFMKERKPLPAIALTTNTSSITAISNDYSYDVVFSRQVEALAKPGDVVIGISTSGNSKNVIEGLKSAKRLGCHTIGFTGKTGGQIKDIADETLYVDSSVTSIIQEAHITAIHMICSMIDEHF from the coding sequence ATGGATGCAAAAGAGTACTTGAACGAAGGTGCGAGAGTAAGGTTAAATCTTGACGTCGCCAGGATTACTGGAATAGCTCAGAAGATATACGATGCATTCATGGCTGGCAATAAGTTAATCGTTTTCGGAAACGGAGGATCCGCAGCAGACGCGCAACACTTTGTCGCAGAACTGGCGGGTCACTTCATGAAGGAGAGAAAACCTCTGCCCGCTATAGCTCTGACAACCAACACCTCTTCTATCACCGCGATATCGAACGATTACTCATATGATGTGGTATTTTCAAGGCAGGTTGAAGCGTTGGCTAAACCTGGAGATGTGGTGATAGGGATAAGCACTTCAGGTAATTCCAAGAACGTTATAGAGGGTTTAAAATCCGCCAAAAGGCTTGGGTGTCATACCATCGGCTTTACTGGAAAGACCGGCGGACAGATCAAGGATATCGCAGACGAGACTCTATACGTGGACTCCAGCGTTACATCCATAATACAGGAAGCACATATAACAGCCATCCATATGATCTGCAGCATGATCGATGAACATTTTTAA
- a CDS encoding GtrA family protein, with product MEFQQATNAIEQQVSLRDSLSDKTLVIITHDEDAPKNLPPFGEVKVYTVEAIEKDRKKFSQTLDDNTFYMICDGGYASKDIISSLYDIDRYDIILEKRRLGLLLKIFKHILAENDRMAETSLDVIFMNSAVMDYILSRHYKISREVLLRIIASNRFRVKYVETNVWQNLKNFVYIGIYELIHSSLPKYLVVGTTGILINEFMLKMLSYRLPLTFADALAIESSITSNFLMNEYWTFNNREVSKGVKGFFRRMGFHNLTSLIGLGINLGIFTALVDTGMEMLAANLIGIAVAFLSRYIMSSRLVWHAPSKASD from the coding sequence ATGGAATTTCAGCAGGCAACCAATGCCATAGAACAGCAGGTCTCATTACGCGATTCTCTGTCAGACAAGACTTTAGTGATCATAACCCATGACGAGGACGCACCAAAGAATCTGCCCCCATTCGGTGAGGTTAAAGTATATACTGTAGAGGCTATAGAAAAAGACCGCAAAAAATTTTCTCAAACTCTTGATGACAACACCTTCTATATGATATGCGATGGTGGGTATGCCTCAAAGGACATAATCTCAAGCCTCTACGACATCGACAGGTACGATATCATACTTGAAAAGAGAAGACTTGGGTTGCTTTTGAAAATATTCAAACATATCCTGGCTGAAAATGATAGGATGGCCGAAACGTCTCTTGATGTCATTTTCATGAATTCTGCTGTTATGGATTATATCTTATCAAGACATTATAAGATCTCCAGAGAAGTCCTCTTAAGAATAATTGCATCCAACAGGTTCAGGGTAAAATATGTAGAAACAAATGTATGGCAGAACCTTAAAAATTTCGTATATATAGGAATCTATGAGCTGATCCACAGCTCTCTGCCCAAGTATCTGGTTGTTGGAACGACTGGCATCCTCATCAATGAATTCATGCTCAAGATGCTATCATATCGTTTGCCGTTGACGTTTGCAGACGCACTTGCTATCGAAAGCAGCATAACCTCTAATTTTCTTATGAATGAGTATTGGACGTTCAACAATCGCGAGGTATCTAAGGGCGTGAAGGGCTTCTTCAGAAGGATGGGTTTCCACAACCTCACATCCCTGATAGGCCTAGGAATAAATCTGGGCATATTTACAGCACTTGTGGACACTGGAATGGAGATGCTCGCCGCAAATCTCATAGGTATAGCTGTGGCATTTCTATCAAGATACATCATGTCTTCAAGACTTGTATGGCATGCCCCCAGCAAGGCCAGTGACTGA
- the htpX gene encoding zinc metalloprotease HtpX — protein sequence MSLMSIRIKLGSLAVGVAIFAIGFGIIYGIMYYIGFNIGVLALLIILAPIFIIMDILQWLFGPYMIGAVYRTHRITPDEPEYTMLNSIVSEVAKSNKIKTPDIYIAEVDIPNAFAYGSPIAGRRIAVTRGLLRILDPEEIKAVIGHEMGHLRHRDVEMLLAVGLIPTLIFYFGYTLLFSDGRGRNAGGILLLAIVAIVASFLFRFLILAFNRMRESYADINSALTVDGGADKLQTALAKIVSATGHTGYSFRRRRKNTSSNLTEMLFFSNPDVSEAGDYRKLVEEWKTAKVSLFSDFFSDHPHPAKRIQRLERMKDRKM from the coding sequence ATGTCCCTGATGTCGATCCGGATCAAACTGGGCAGCCTTGCTGTTGGTGTTGCCATATTCGCCATAGGATTCGGCATAATCTACGGTATAATGTATTATATTGGTTTCAACATTGGCGTTTTAGCGCTCCTCATTATACTAGCGCCGATATTCATAATTATGGATATCTTGCAGTGGCTGTTCGGTCCATATATGATCGGCGCGGTGTACAGAACACACAGGATAACGCCGGATGAGCCTGAATATACCATGTTGAATTCAATAGTCAGCGAGGTGGCGAAAAGCAATAAAATCAAGACACCTGATATATACATAGCTGAAGTAGATATTCCGAATGCATTCGCCTATGGTTCGCCAATTGCCGGCAGACGAATCGCAGTGACAAGAGGCCTTCTCCGGATCCTCGATCCTGAAGAGATAAAGGCTGTGATCGGACATGAGATGGGACATCTCAGGCACAGGGATGTCGAGATGCTATTGGCAGTTGGACTTATCCCAACGCTAATATTCTATTTCGGATATACTTTGCTATTCTCAGATGGCAGAGGAAGAAATGCGGGCGGCATATTGTTGCTTGCCATAGTTGCAATCGTGGCCAGTTTCCTCTTCAGATTCCTCATACTTGCCTTCAATAGGATGCGTGAGAGTTATGCTGATATAAACTCCGCTCTCACAGTAGATGGTGGTGCAGATAAGCTGCAGACGGCACTTGCAAAAATTGTTTCAGCAACTGGTCACACTGGTTATTCCTTCAGGCGAAGACGAAAGAATACCTCCAGCAATCTCACAGAAATGCTATTCTTCAGCAATCCTGACGTTTCTGAAGCAGGGGATTACAGAAAGCTGGTTGAGGAATGGAAGACAGCTAAAGTTTCTCTATTCTCGGATTTCTTCTCAGATCATCCTCATCCAGCCAAGAGGATACAGCGACTGGAAAGAATGAAGGACCGAAAAATGTGA
- a CDS encoding 2-hydroxyacid dehydrogenase, which translates to MDVYINFPVDTHVRKIAESILQDFDLHWFPDYFDAEVQIIKDRYVLGNRTKMIQTISAGVDHIDVAGIPDKIILCSNAGAYSISVAEHTFALILSHAKNIIENNSLMKSGTFKQSPTTLLYGKTLGIVGYGGIGRRVAEIGKAFGMKIAAYTRSGADDNVDKLTDDVAELFASSDMIVLSIPLTDKTKGMINYKILQKTKKNAFIVNVARADIVLKSDMLRFLRENPDRWYLSDVWWDEPNIKDADLPNLILSPHVAGGMSGEIMDTALRLAFENVKNFFDGHPRNVVKKEEYKMKSERFLGI; encoded by the coding sequence ATGGATGTTTATATCAATTTCCCAGTTGATACTCATGTCCGGAAAATAGCAGAGAGTATACTTCAAGATTTTGATTTACACTGGTTTCCGGATTATTTTGATGCCGAGGTGCAGATCATAAAAGATCGATATGTACTGGGAAATAGAACAAAAATGATACAGACAATCAGTGCTGGTGTTGATCACATAGATGTTGCCGGTATCCCTGATAAAATCATACTGTGCAGCAATGCTGGTGCCTATTCAATATCGGTTGCAGAACATACCTTTGCTCTGATACTCTCACATGCAAAGAATATAATAGAAAATAATTCACTTATGAAATCTGGAACGTTTAAGCAGTCACCAACTACCCTTCTATATGGAAAGACTCTGGGTATAGTTGGTTATGGAGGAATAGGAAGAAGGGTAGCAGAGATAGGAAAGGCCTTTGGAATGAAGATTGCTGCCTATACGAGATCGGGTGCTGATGATAACGTAGATAAGCTGACTGATGATGTGGCTGAGCTGTTCGCATCTTCAGATATGATCGTCTTATCGATCCCGCTCACTGATAAAACCAAAGGCATGATAAATTACAAGATTCTTCAAAAGACCAAGAAAAATGCGTTTATAGTGAATGTCGCACGGGCCGACATAGTCCTCAAGTCCGACATGCTGAGATTCCTCAGAGAAAATCCAGATAGATGGTATCTATCAGATGTCTGGTGGGATGAACCTAACATTAAGGATGCCGATCTTCCAAATTTGATACTTTCCCCTCATGTGGCTGGAGGCATGTCTGGGGAGATCATGGATACTGCATTACGTCTGGCATTTGAAAACGTGAAGAATTTCTTTGATGGGCATCCAAGAAATGTGGTAAAGAAGGAAGAATATAAGATGAAGAGCGAGAGATTCCTGGGGATATAA
- a CDS encoding zinc ribbon domain-containing protein translates to RNPAKRDRKLKEAKHRQRNVIRDRLQKLTIELVKDNDDKTFVFEDLTNIKENGKKKNNKDKNNDKSKNNPNGSKKFRTDINRWPYRLFQRFIDYKSNNKTLYIHPEGTSSECPVCGGRLEHPIWKASKCNSCGLTYDRNRLSSLSISIRGLDLCGTPFTVSGSSSWHSMKNDYLYHPDQVIVEDANDCKREMHNNA, encoded by the coding sequence TCAGGAATCCTGCAAAAAGGGATAGAAAATTAAAGGAGGCAAAGCACAGGCAGAGAAATGTCATAAGGGATAGACTGCAGAAATTGACAATTGAACTAGTAAAGGACAATGATGATAAGACCTTTGTCTTTGAGGATTTAACAAATATAAAGGAGAATGGAAAGAAAAAGAACAATAAAGATAAAAACAACGATAAATCTAAAAACAATCCAAATGGATCAAAAAAATTCAGAACAGATATTAACAGATGGCCATACAGATTATTCCAGAGATTTATAGATTATAAATCAAATAATAAAACATTGTATATACATCCAGAGGGGACTTCTTCTGAATGTCCTGTATGTGGTGGAAGATTAGAGCACCCAATCTGGAAAGCATCCAAATGCAATAGCTGTGGTTTAACCTACGATAGGAATAGATTATCATCGTTATCCATCTCTATCCGTGGATTAGACCTCTGCGGTACCCCGTTTACCGTGAGTGGCAGTTCCTCTTGGCATTCTATGAAGAATGATTACTTGTACCATCCAGATCAAGTAATTGTTGAGGATGCCAATGACTGCAAGAGAGAAATGCATAATAATGCATAG
- a CDS encoding ABC transporter permease: protein MLNKFSVAFSYYFKNYYRSKSFYLMLALIIIISGIMSYFSFRYQSKVNTFLDRFDSTAITTGLKSRALDYIWSFVLVDIPVYAAVFFGSPSISSEIEDRTAFHIFSLPVGRMTILSAKYAAAYAATVLISLIYIILEAIITIRIYGTIDMNSYLLSLVLTLIFIASVLAFTFFISSIFNRNIYAYITVLIIYFLVFNAVDVITSLLYSTTSPFLLNNAANIIMEVFIDINLFTFSPTISLSPAGVSKILLAVAVMVIYLVASLAAATVLFENKEAK from the coding sequence ATGCTCAATAAATTTTCTGTTGCTTTTTCCTATTATTTCAAAAATTATTATCGTTCCAAAAGTTTTTACCTGATGCTAGCGCTGATCATTATAATCAGCGGAATAATGTCGTATTTTTCATTCCGCTATCAGAGCAAGGTTAACACTTTTCTTGACAGATTTGACAGCACCGCGATCACCACAGGTTTGAAATCCAGAGCATTGGACTATATCTGGTCTTTCGTGCTGGTTGATATTCCAGTGTATGCAGCTGTCTTCTTTGGATCTCCCTCCATATCAAGCGAGATAGAAGACAGGACGGCATTTCATATTTTTTCGCTGCCTGTGGGACGAATGACCATTCTATCAGCTAAATACGCTGCTGCCTATGCAGCCACCGTGTTGATATCTTTGATATATATCATATTGGAAGCTATCATAACCATAAGGATCTACGGAACCATAGACATGAATTCGTATTTACTATCATTGGTTCTTACTCTTATATTCATAGCTTCAGTTCTCGCCTTCACTTTCTTCATAAGCAGCATATTCAACAGAAACATCTATGCATATATAACAGTTCTAATCATCTATTTTCTTGTCTTCAATGCGGTTGATGTGATAACCAGCTTGCTTTACAGCACCACATCGCCTTTTCTTCTCAACAATGCGGCCAACATAATAATGGAAGTTTTCATAGACATCAATCTTTTTACCTTCTCCCCAACAATATCACTTTCTCCAGCCGGTGTATCGAAGATACTCCTAGCGGTCGCCGTGATGGTAATATATCTCGTTGCCTCCCTTGCAGCGGCAACTGTACTTTTTGAAAACAAGGAGGCGAAATGA